Proteins encoded by one window of Cloeon dipterum chromosome 4, ieCloDipt1.1, whole genome shotgun sequence:
- the LOC135942592 gene encoding uncharacterized protein LOC135942592, translated as MLGLESPEAATAERSTLLAGSKLSVSDSFDEDNSDDADDEVFIQDGKNGRPKGTGAAVKRPLMPPRRKVHKSIPFESNIHRRALIRALKGPCCFALLFLSIFIIAVGSLSIFFNSFLSERKWKEQKASELVTPSELYSKIVWNVTFHGIYPTSTLFAVDANSDGVLDVILAFGTAVDRIDDPGFVCAVYFEGHYPCYGGILALDGSTGQQLWRFWTESAVQSLDCSADLTDDKVNDCVAADKSGVLQAINGHDGSRIWSFPSTTPMQLSDGGDQLNPRFVPDMNEDGKQDLVVGYNSASNVCGHSSTYPQGHLLLLNGATGEVLQCLEVMDHANITTAPTLIVMAEGSNHLLMSLAVLDQAKLVLMPLHPQLGVISDVLKELPVNGKSSISTPLLVDLNDDGTADVIVSSRGDLVAIDGRSLEQMWTLQKSDNYVVNGPILAGYFSNDSVPDIIVKYSIPGRDYQEIIILDGSTGKLIISSILAAKGGANAPSASLEGFGNDVFLYWSPTCTFDKEANIDCAKDENTTSALELQVLLPNKNSSFPLYKLISNGDNPDEDWRMASTYLNTHPDFWDQYVRLICAAESSAEEALSAQQQESVENVGYQKQHNVRKHGRLPEETQPLYSDYDTGSNYRPSYEDARPRREAHSYVLPTITSSGILLPRFNQYEEGLDLVYTLSTPTPDDPIPTAYQQCLVNKISQLKSSRRRILMASCQRQAKDVALECWKEATQMTSATRPFGATRMARLTVHRQTIQLKCSDQVLKDGQRCAALLPWNMQSLPRGQARSNLFFPRNIGQ; from the exons ATGCTCGGCCTCGAGTCTCCGGAGGCGGCCACGGCCGAACGCTCCACTCTGCTCGCAGGCTCCAAGTTGTCCGTCAGCGACAGTTTCGACGAGGACAACAGCGACGACGCCGACGACGAGGTTTTCATCCAGGACGGCAAGAATGGCAGGCCCAAGGGCACCGGGGCTGCAGTCAAACGACCCCTCATGCCACCCAGAAGAAAG gtgcACAAATCGATTCCATTCGAATCGAATATCCACAGAAGGGCACTGATCAGGGCACTGAAAGGGCCTTGTTGCTTTGCACTCCTCTTCCTGAGCATTTtcataa TTGCAGTTGGCTCGCTGTCGATATTTTTCAACTCGTTTCTCTCCGAGCGCAAGTGGAAAGAGCAGAAAGCCTCGGAACTGGTCACGCCGTCTGAATTGTACAGTAAAATTGTCTGGAACGTGACTTTTCACGGAATTTATCCGACGAGCACTCTTTTCGCGGTCGACGCGAATTCTGACGGCGTCTTGGACGTAATCTTGGCTTTTGGAACTG CGGTCGACCGAATCGATGACCCGGGCTTCGTGTGTGCTGTTTACTTTGAAGGACATTACCCCTGCTATGGCGGGATTTTAGCACTGGACGGCTCCACTGGACAACAGCTTTGGCGTTTCTGGACGGAGAGCGCCGTCCAAAGCCTCGACTGCTCTGCCGATCTAACGGACGATAAGGTTAACGATTGCGTCGCGGCAGATAAATCAGGg GTGTTACAAGCGATTAACGGGCACGACGGAAGTAGAATTTGGAGCTTCCCGTCGACAACGCCGATGCAACTGTCCGACGGCGGAGACCAACTGAACCCGAGATTCGTGCCAGACATGAACGAGGACGGCAAGCAAGACCTGGTCGTCGGCTACAACAGCGCCTCAAACGTCTGCGGGCATTCGA GCACGTACCCTCAGGGTCATTTGTTGCTTCTGAACGGCGCCACCGGGGAGGTGCTGCAGTGTCTGGAGGTGATGGACCACGCGAACATAACAACGGCGCCGACGCTGATTGTGATGGCGGAGGGAAGCAACCACCTGCTGATGTCGTTAGCCGTGTTGGATCAGGCCAAGTTGGTGCTCATGCCGCTCCACCCGCAGTTGGGCGTCATCAGCGACGTG CTAAAAGAGTTGCCTGTCAATGGGAAATCGAGCATCAGCACCCCTCTGCTCGTCGATTTAAACGACGACGGCACTGCAGACGTCATCGTGTCGTCTAGAGGTGATTTGGTTGCAATCGACGGTAGGAGTTTGGAGCAGATGTGGACGTTACAAAAATCAGATAACTACGTTGTAAATGG gCCAATTTTAGCTGGCTACTTCAGCAATGACAGCGTTCCCGACATTATCGTAAAATATTCTATTCCTGGCAGAGACTATCag GAAATAATTATACTTGACGGATCAACTGGAAAACTGATAATCTCTTCAATATTAGCCGCTAAGGGCGGGGCAAATGCGCCAAGTGCGAGCTTAGAAGGCTTTGGAAACGATGTATTCCTGTATTGGAGTCCCACTTGCACatttg ACAAAGAAGCGAATATTGACTGCGCAAAAGACGAGAATACAACTAGCGCCTTGGAGCTGCAAGTCCTACTgccaaacaaaaattcttcCTTTCCTCTCTACAAACTTA ttTCCAACGGAGACAATCCTGACGAGGACTGGCGAATGGCGAGCACCTACCTGAACACGCACCCTGACTTCTGGGACCAGTACGTGAGACTGATTTGCGCCGCGGAGAGCAGCGCCGAAGAAGCTTTAAGCGCGCAGCAGCAGGAATCGGTGGAAAACGTTGGCTACCAAAAGCAGCACAACGTTCGCAAGCATGGCCGACTTCCCGAGGAAACGCAGCCCCTCTATTCAGATTACGACACGGGGAGTAATTACCGGCCAAGTTACGAGGACGCACGACCGAGACGCGAGGCGCACAGCTACGTTTTGCCCACGATCACTTCATCAG GAATCCTCTTGCCGCGCTTTAATCAATATGAGGAAGGCTTGGATTTGGTTTACACTTTATCAACACCCACGCCAGATGACCCAATTCCGACGGCGTATCAGCAGTGTTTAGTCAACAAAATTTCTCAGCTGAAGTCAAGCa GGAGACGCATTTTGATGGCGAGCTGCCAACGACAGGCCAAGGATGTGGCCTTGGAGTGCTGGAAGGAAGCGACCCAGATGACCTCGGCGACGAGACCTTTTGGTGCAACCAGAATGGCCAGATTAACAGTGCATCGACAGACAATTCAGCTCAAATGCAGTGATCAGGTTCTCAAGGACGGCCAACGGTGCGCAGCCCTTCTTCCTTGGAATATGCAGAGTCTACCTCGAGGTCAAGCacgttcaaatttattttttcccagaAACATCGGTCAgtag
- the LOC135942593 gene encoding platelet glycoprotein 4-like, which produces MVDVTLNVTYAPVRVAKPSIAAMNNPAPKGAAGKMIGKEDASRCVSIFKTLGLASIMIFAVVSLVGMIVIWKSGLIERVISQQLVIEKDTEVYDVWVKPPVKPIVNIFVFNYTNVAEFTAGKEKLKVKEVGPYVYRLSLEKVRVVFPTNDTVSFQEKKNYQFDPVLTKGSLDDVLMVPSFTVLGTVHKLDKLLGGLPFNPLPDSFFTKEPFEKIKVRDLIWGYDDAIYDTVRPFLNMVSGDLPAKMGLLVGKNSTDEMRFTINTGMLDINKLGIVSAINGKKKLSMWRSNECNRVDGSEGSMFPPPQVASGLRLYIFLAQLCRRIPFDAIKFMVTNGMPAVRYAPPEDVFSPDNPENQCYCLSGKCPKNGLFNVGPCVFDSPTMASFPHFFQGDPSLLDEVDGLKPDAEKHQFYLDVHHKFGVPLGGKSRLQINLVAKAKNIAPMKRFKRDTILPVCWFEVSVDELPPEVKSALKLATHTASHGLMYFLLCVFVFSSGVIAYYATKRTRAKVARPLIYSELPKKLILVQKK; this is translated from the exons ATGGTGGACGTCACACTGAACGTGACCTACGCTCCAGTCAGAGTGGCGAAACCCAGCATAGCAGCCATGAACAACCCTGCTCCCAAGGGCGCCGCCGGAAAAATGATCGGCAAGGAAGATGCGTCACGCTGCGTCTCGATTTTCAAAACGCTcg gtCTGGCTTCCATCATGATCTTTGCTGTTGTTTCACTCGTGGGGATGATCGTCATTTGGAAGTCTGGCTTGATCGAGAGAGTGATTTCTCAG CAACTGGTTATTGAGAAGGACACTGAAGTATATGATGTCTGGGTGAAGCCACCAGTGAAGCCAATTGTGAATATCTTCGTATTTAACTACACGAACGTGGCTGAATTCACCGCTGGGAAGGAAAAACTCAAAGTGAAGGAAGTTGGTCCCTATGTTTACAG ACTTTCCCTCGAGAAGGTGCGCGTTGTGTTCCCCACAAACGACACTGTAAGCTtccaggaaaagaaaaattaccaGTTTGATCCAGTCTTGACCAAAGGCTCACTGGATGACGTGCTAATGGTTCCAAGTTTCACAGTCTTG GGCACAGTTCACAAGCTAGACAAATTGTTGGGCGGTCTGCCTTTCAATCCACTGCCGGATTCCTTTTTCACGAAAGAACCCTTTGAGAAGATCAAAGTCCGAGACCTCATTTGGGGCTACGACGACGCAATTTACGATACGGTCAGACCATTTTTAAACATGGTCAGTGGCGATCTGCCGGCCAAAATGGGCCTTCTTGTCGGG AAAAACTCGACCGACGAGATGCGTTTCACCATCAACACGGGCATGCTAGACATCAATAAGCTGGGAATCGTCTCCGCGATCAACGGCAAAAAGAAGTTGAGCATGTGGAGGTCGAACGAGTGCAACAGGGTGGACGGCAGCGAGGGCAGCATGTTCCCGCCGCCACAGGTGGCTTCCGGCCTCAGGCTCTACATTTTTTTGGCGCAGCTGTGCAGGCGCATTCCGTTCGACGCCATCAAGTTCATGGTCACCAACGGCATGCCGGCAGTGCGCTACGCACCTCCTGAAGACGTCTTCTCGCCCGACAACCCGGAAAACCAGTGCTACTGCCTTTCCGGAAAATGCCCGAAAAACGGCTTGTTCAACGTTGGACCCTGTGTCTTTG ACAGCCCAACCATGGCCTCGTTTCCCCACTTTTTCCAAGGAGACCCTTCTCTGTTGGATGAGGTTGATGGATTGAAACCTGACGCTGAGAAGCACCAGTTCTATCTGGACGTACACCAT AAATTTGGAGTTCCACTTGGCGGCAAGTCTCGTCTGCAGATCAACCTCGTCGCCAAAGCAAAGAACATTGCTCCCATGAAGAGGTTCAAGAGGGACACGATTCTGCCCGTCTGCTGGTTTGAAGTG AGTGTGGACGAATTGCCGCCGGAAGTGAAATCTGCATTGAAGTTGGCTACACACACCGCATCGCACGGTCTCATGTACTTCCTGCTCTGCGTGTTTGTGTTTTCAAGTGGCGTGATCGCCTATTACGCCACAAAGCGGACTCGGGCCAAAGTGGCTCGACCTTTGATCTACAGCGAACTGCCGAAAAAACTGATTCTTGTGCAAAAGAAGTGA